In Oryza brachyantha chromosome 2, ObraRS2, whole genome shotgun sequence, a single window of DNA contains:
- the LOC102720304 gene encoding uncharacterized protein LOC102720304: protein MACINMYNPDGGAAFGGGQPPALGPRISFSSDFVVEPPPVQNRAMNLRCQEEDVNFEFSVGSHPMMAADQLFSKGRILPLKEGGFTAGRPPTTLRDELRGGGGGDDRASGKGSSRWKEMLGLRKPLCVGGVHGAAKKSTAVVDAEMATDVSESKQEL from the exons ATGGCATGCATCAACATGTACAAcccggacggcggcgcggcgttcGGGGGCGGCCAGCCGCCGGCGCTAGGGCCGCGCATCTCCTTCTCCAGCGACTTCGTcgtcgagccgccgccggtgcagaACCGGGCGATGAACCTGAGGTGCCAGGAGGAGGACGTCAACTTCGAGTTCTCGGTGGGCAGCCACCCCATGATGGCCGCCGACCAGCTCTTCTCCAAGGGCAGGATCCTTCCGCTCAAGGAAGGCGGCTtcaccgccggccggccacccACGACTCTCCGCGACGAGctccgcggcggtggcgggggcgACGACAGGGCGTCGGGCAAGGGATCCAGCCGGTGGAAGGAGATGCTCGGCCTGCGGAAGCCTCTCTGCGTCGGCGGAGTCCATGGCGCCGCCAAGAAGagcaccgccgtcgtcgacgccgagATGGCCACCGACGTGTCCGAGTCCAAGCAG GAGCTATGA